TGGTCCACGGGGTTCATGACCACGCCACGGACGGTCGGGCGGACGCCCTTCCACCGCATGCGGCCGGCCTTACCCCAGTTGATGTTCCCCTGCTCGGCGTTACCGACCTCGCCGATCGTCGCGCGGCAGCGGACGTCGACGCGACGGATCTCACCGGACGGCATGCGGAGGGACGCGTACGCGCCTTCCTTGCCGAGCAGCTGGATCCCGGAACCGGCGGCGCGGGCCATCTTGGCACCGCCGCCGGGACGGAGCTCCACCGCGTGCACGACGGTGCCCGAGGGGATGTTGCGGAGCGGCAGGTTGTTGCCGACCTTGATATCGGAACCGACGCCCGACTCGACCTTCATGCCCTGCTTGAGGTTGCGCGGGGCCAGGATGTACCGCTTCTCACCGTCCGCGTAGTGCAGGAGGGCGATGTTGGCGGTGCGGTTCGGGTCGTACTCGATGTGGGCGACGGTGGCGTCGACGCCGTCCTTGTCATTACGACGGAAGTCGATGACACGGTACTGGCGCTTGTGGCCACCGCCCTTGTGGCGGGTGGTGATGCGACCGTGGCCGTTACGACCACCGGTCTTGTGTAGGGGGCGCAGCAGCGACTTCTCGGGCGTCGAGCGCGTGATCTCGGCGAAGTCCGAGACGCTCGAGCCGCGGCGGCCGGGCGTCGTGGGCTTGTACTTGCGGATAGCCATGAGGTTCTCTCGTCCTTAACTCTTCCCGCCGTCAGGCGGTCAGACCCGGGATCTCGATGGGCTTGCTGTCGGCCGCAAGGGTCACGATGGCGCGCTTGGTGCTCTTGCGCTGTCCGAACCCGGTGCGGGTGCGCTTACGCTTGCCCTGACGGTTGGCGGTGTTGACGGACTCAACCGTGACGCCGAAGATCTCCTGGAGGGCGATCTTGATCTGCGTCTTGTTGGAGTCCGGGGCGACCAGGAACGTGTATACGCCCTGCTCGAGCAGGCCATAGGCCTTCTCGGAGACGACGGGGGCGAGGATCACGTCCCGGGGATCGGCGACGGTGCTCACTTGTCGGCCTCCTTCGCGGCGGTGTTATCGGTGCCTGCGGCGCGCTTGCTGGCCTGCGACACGAACGCGTCCAGAGCCTCAACGGTGAACACGACGTCGTCTGCACGCAGTACGTCGTAGGTGTTGAGCTGATCCGGAGCGATGGTGTGGACGTGGTCCAGGTTGCCCACCGAACGCCAGGCTGCGGTGTCCTCGCGGCCCACCACGATCAGGAACTTCCTGCGGTCGGACAGGCTTCCGAGGAAGTCCCGCACGCCGGCCGTCGACGGGATCTGACCCTCGACGAACTCGGTGACCACGTGGATGCGATCGCTGGCGGCCCGGTCGGACAGGGCACCACGGAGCGCGGCGGCCTTCATCTTCTTGGGCGTGCGCTGCGAGTAGTCACGCGGCTTCGGACCGTGGACCGTGCCACCGCCGGTGTAGGCGGGGGCGCGGGTCGAGCCCTGGCGTGCGCGGCCGGTGCCCTTCTGGCGGAACGGCTTGCGGCCACCGCCTCGCACCTCGCCACGGGTCTTGGTCGAGTGCGTGCCCTGGCGCGCCGCGGCGAGCTGCGCCACGACGACCTGGTGCATGAGGGGCAGGTTGGGCTCGACGCCGAAGATCTCGGCGGGGAGCTCGACGGACCCGTTGGCCGAGCCGGCCGGGGTACGGACGTCAAGCTTGAGATTCACGGTGTTCTCCGTCGTGGTCATGCGCGCGCACCGCCCTTCACTGCGGATCGGACCATCACGAGGCCGCCGTTGCGACCCGGGATGGCTCCCTTGATGAGGAGGACGCCGGCCTCGGCATCGACCTTGTGGACCTTCAGGTTCATGGTGGTCACACGCTCGTTGCCCATGCGGCCGGCCATCTTCTTGCCCCGGAACACGCGGCCCGGGGTGGACGCGCCACCGATGGAGCCGGGCCGACGGTGCACGGCCTGGGTACCGTGCGAGGCGCCCTGACCGGAGAAGCCGTGACGCTTCATGGTGCCGGCGAAGCCCTTGCCCTTGGAGGTGCCGGTGACGTCGACGAAAGCGCCGTCCTCGAACACGTCCGCGCCGAGCTCCTGGCCCAGCTCGAAGGCTCCGGCCTGCTCCGCGTTGTCGAGCCTGATCTCCGCGAGGTGGCGACGCGGGGTCACACCCGCCTTGGAGAACTGGCCCGTGACGGGCTTGGTGACCTTGCGGGGGTCGATCGCGCCGAACGCGATCT
This Dietzia psychralcaliphila DNA region includes the following protein-coding sequences:
- the rplW gene encoding 50S ribosomal protein L23 — encoded protein: MSTVADPRDVILAPVVSEKAYGLLEQGVYTFLVAPDSNKTQIKIALQEIFGVTVESVNTANRQGKRKRTRTGFGQRKSTKRAIVTLAADSKPIEIPGLTA
- the rplB gene encoding 50S ribosomal protein L2, giving the protein MAIRKYKPTTPGRRGSSVSDFAEITRSTPEKSLLRPLHKTGGRNGHGRITTRHKGGGHKRQYRVIDFRRNDKDGVDATVAHIEYDPNRTANIALLHYADGEKRYILAPRNLKQGMKVESGVGSDIKVGNNLPLRNIPSGTVVHAVELRPGGGAKMARAAGSGIQLLGKEGAYASLRMPSGEIRRVDVRCRATIGEVGNAEQGNINWGKAGRMRWKGVRPTVRGVVMNPVDHPHGGGEGKTSGGRHPVSPWGQPEGRTRKPNKASDKMIVRRRRTGKKR
- the rplD gene encoding 50S ribosomal protein L4; the protein is MTTTENTVNLKLDVRTPAGSANGSVELPAEIFGVEPNLPLMHQVVVAQLAAARQGTHSTKTRGEVRGGGRKPFRQKGTGRARQGSTRAPAYTGGGTVHGPKPRDYSQRTPKKMKAAALRGALSDRAASDRIHVVTEFVEGQIPSTAGVRDFLGSLSDRRKFLIVVGREDTAAWRSVGNLDHVHTIAPDQLNTYDVLRADDVVFTVEALDAFVSQASKRAAGTDNTAAKEADK
- the rplC gene encoding 50S ribosomal protein L3, giving the protein MSTTEIKGILGAKLGMTQVFDENNRVVPVTVIKAGPCVVTGIRTEQTDGYNAVQIAFGAIDPRKVTKPVTGQFSKAGVTPRRHLAEIRLDNAEQAGAFELGQELGADVFEDGAFVDVTGTSKGKGFAGTMKRHGFSGQGASHGTQAVHRRPGSIGGASTPGRVFRGKKMAGRMGNERVTTMNLKVHKVDAEAGVLLIKGAIPGRNGGLVMVRSAVKGGARA